One window of the Labilibaculum sp. genome contains the following:
- a CDS encoding MFS transporter, which produces MNTNTIKNSLRDSVVTRWIMLLLVGFVLAANYYFYDALSPLKSTLTKEFGFTSTDFGLFVSVYSIPNVFFLMAVLGGIILDKLGIRRTGFLFVAFMAFGALVTAYGASNLYRNDGFGYSFMSSIFPGYSPELKMMLLGRFLFGLGAETSIVVISKIIVKWFKGKELALAFGVKLGLARTGSFLAFNLSPVLIKSQSGWTLAIWFAAFLVLSALLVFMIYMMFDLKLDRQVKQESLLSTTDEFHISDITKLLTNHSFIYVTLLCLTFYSAVFPFLSFSSDFFLNKFNLSIKESGFISSMLPIGTMIFTPLFGFFVDRFGKASSLMIYGSVILVVVHLTFAFTSLSPYVLMVILGLAFSLVPASMWPSVAKMVDEKRIGSAYGLMFSVQNLGLWAFPILAGLVLDKTNPAGSENLDYTYTMIMFACLGILGLIFALLLKREDKVSGYGLELPSNHK; this is translated from the coding sequence ATGAACACAAATACAATAAAAAACTCACTAAGAGATTCTGTCGTAACCCGTTGGATTATGCTGTTGCTTGTAGGTTTTGTGCTGGCAGCAAACTACTATTTTTACGATGCTCTGTCACCCTTAAAATCAACGTTAACGAAAGAGTTTGGTTTCACAAGTACCGATTTTGGGTTGTTTGTATCCGTTTATTCGATTCCCAATGTTTTTTTCCTGATGGCTGTATTGGGAGGAATTATTCTGGATAAGTTAGGAATTCGACGTACTGGTTTTCTATTTGTTGCTTTTATGGCTTTTGGAGCTTTGGTAACAGCTTATGGCGCCAGTAATTTGTACCGCAACGATGGTTTTGGATATTCATTTATGTCTTCCATTTTTCCTGGATATTCTCCTGAACTTAAAATGATGTTGCTGGGACGATTTCTATTTGGTTTGGGTGCTGAAACAAGTATTGTAGTCATCAGTAAAATCATAGTAAAATGGTTTAAAGGAAAAGAATTAGCCTTGGCATTTGGTGTAAAACTAGGATTAGCACGAACAGGATCATTTCTGGCATTTAATCTTTCTCCTGTATTAATTAAATCTCAATCGGGATGGACCCTGGCCATTTGGTTTGCAGCATTTTTAGTACTTTCCGCTTTACTCGTATTCATGATTTACATGATGTTTGACTTGAAACTCGACAGGCAGGTAAAACAGGAAAGTTTGCTTTCAACCACGGATGAATTTCACATTTCAGACATCACCAAATTACTCACAAACCATTCATTCATATATGTAACACTCTTGTGTTTGACTTTTTACTCCGCAGTATTTCCTTTCCTTTCTTTTTCATCCGATTTTTTTCTAAATAAATTCAACCTATCCATAAAAGAAAGTGGCTTTATTTCATCCATGCTCCCTATTGGAACAATGATATTCACTCCTCTATTTGGTTTTTTTGTTGATCGATTTGGTAAAGCATCCTCCTTAATGATTTATGGATCTGTAATTCTTGTAGTTGTTCATCTAACCTTCGCCTTCACAAGTTTGTCTCCTTATGTTTTAATGGTGATACTTGGTCTTGCATTTTCATTAGTTCCGGCATCTATGTGGCCATCGGTAGCAAAAATGGTTGACGAAAAACGAATTGGTTCTGCCTACGGTTTGATGTTCTCAGTTCAGAATCTTGGTTTATGGGCATTCCCAATTCTAGCAGGGCTTGTTCTTGACAAAACAAATCCTGCAGGATCAGAAAATCTTGATTACACCTACACCATGATCATGTTTGCCTGTTTGGGAATTTTAGGATTAATTTTCGCATTACTTCTTAAAAGAGAAGATAAAGTCTCAGGTTACGGCTTAGAATTGCCATCAAACCACAAATAA
- a CDS encoding MFS transporter — MTDAIKKTLRDSAGARWFVLILVSVSMLIAYTFMEVLSPLQTLIQSTYGWSGTDWGLVTGAQGYLNVFAFMLIFSGIILDKMGIKFTAIGSGIVMILGAIIKYYAFAGNFEMGTTIIGIDSRVFISAAGFAIFCVGAEGAGITVSRIIVKWFKGKEMALAMGTEMALARLGSFLALFGSPRIAKAFDIPTSVLVGTIALSIALILFIVYCVMDTKLDKQVEDEAEAEEPFKISDIGVIISNKGFWYIAILCLLFYSAVFPFYKFSSGLMVNKFGIDPATAGDIPSILPFGTIILTPLFGYIYDKYGKGASIMILGAVLLVIVHTIFYIPSLTATWIAIFAVVLLGIAFSLVPSAMWPSVPKIIPEKQLGSAYALIFYVQNIGLMLVPILLGVVLDKTNPGVNEITEKAIANFRAEGVPAGDISAKIQTLRETGEIPMFNYSSTWMVFVGLTILACVFAFLLKAEDRKKGYGLELPNIQN, encoded by the coding sequence ATGACAGATGCTATTAAAAAGACATTAAGAGATAGCGCAGGCGCTCGTTGGTTTGTGCTAATTCTCGTATCGGTTTCCATGCTTATTGCATATACCTTTATGGAGGTGCTTTCTCCGCTTCAAACCCTAATTCAAAGTACTTACGGATGGAGTGGAACCGATTGGGGGCTTGTTACTGGTGCACAAGGATACTTAAATGTATTTGCATTTATGCTGATATTTTCCGGAATTATACTCGACAAAATGGGTATCAAGTTTACTGCAATTGGATCTGGTATAGTCATGATATTAGGTGCTATTATTAAATATTATGCATTTGCCGGTAATTTCGAAATGGGTACTACAATCATTGGAATCGATTCAAGAGTGTTTATATCAGCTGCTGGCTTTGCAATATTTTGTGTAGGCGCCGAAGGTGCTGGTATTACTGTATCTCGAATAATCGTAAAATGGTTTAAAGGAAAAGAAATGGCCCTTGCTATGGGTACCGAAATGGCCTTAGCCCGTTTAGGTTCATTCCTTGCCTTATTTGGATCTCCACGCATAGCTAAAGCTTTTGATATTCCTACATCTGTGTTGGTAGGAACCATTGCCTTGAGTATTGCTCTAATTCTATTTATTGTTTACTGTGTAATGGATACGAAATTGGATAAGCAAGTGGAAGATGAAGCCGAAGCCGAAGAACCTTTCAAAATTTCGGATATTGGGGTAATTATTTCAAATAAAGGATTCTGGTACATTGCCATTCTTTGTTTGCTATTTTATTCTGCTGTTTTCCCATTCTACAAGTTCTCATCAGGATTAATGGTGAACAAGTTTGGAATTGATCCTGCTACAGCCGGCGATATTCCGTCAATCTTACCATTTGGTACAATTATTTTAACACCCTTATTTGGATATATATACGATAAATATGGTAAAGGTGCTTCTATAATGATTCTTGGAGCAGTGTTACTTGTAATCGTTCATACAATTTTCTACATTCCTTCTTTAACAGCAACATGGATCGCTATTTTTGCCGTAGTTCTTTTGGGAATTGCATTCTCATTAGTTCCTTCAGCTATGTGGCCATCGGTTCCAAAAATTATTCCTGAAAAACAATTAGGATCAGCTTATGCACTTATTTTCTATGTTCAGAATATTGGTTTAATGCTGGTTCCGATTTTATTAGGTGTTGTTTTGGATAAAACGAATCCAGGTGTTAATGAGATAACCGAAAAGGCAATTGCTAACTTTAGAGCAGAAGGTGTTCCTGCCGGCGATATCTCCGCAAAAATTCAAACTCTTAGAGAAACTGGTGAAATTCCAATGTTTAACTATTCATCAACCTGGATGGTTTTTGTTGGATTGACAATTCTTGCTTGCGTATTTGCCTTCTTACTGAAAGCAGAAGATCGTAAAAAAGGATATGGCCTTGAACTTCCAAACATTCAGAATTAA